The following coding sequences lie in one Klebsiella huaxiensis genomic window:
- the lptF gene encoding LPS export ABC transporter permease LptF, whose product MIIIRYLVRETLKSQLAILFILLLIFFCQKLVRILGAAVDGDIPTNLVLSLLGLGVPEMAQLILPLSLFLGLLMTLGKLYTESEITVMHACGLSKAVLVKAAMILALFTGIVAAVNVMWAGPWSSRHQDEVLAEAKANPGMAALAQGQFQQASDGSAVLFIENVNGNRFNDVFLAQLRPKGNARPSVVVADTGELSLRKDGSQVVTMNQGTRFEGTAMLRDFRITDFKNYQAVVGHQAVASDPNDTEQMDMRTLWRTDTDRARAELHWRFTLVATVFIMALMVVPLSVVNPRQGRVLSMLPAMLLYLVFFLLQTSIKSSGGKGKMDPMLWMWTVNLLYFALAVLLNLWDTVPMRRFRARFNKGAA is encoded by the coding sequence GTGATAATCATAAGATATCTGGTTCGTGAGACGCTGAAAAGCCAGTTGGCGATCCTATTCATCCTGCTACTCATTTTCTTCTGTCAGAAACTGGTCAGGATCCTCGGAGCCGCTGTTGATGGCGATATTCCGACAAATCTGGTGCTCTCGCTGTTAGGGCTGGGCGTACCTGAAATGGCGCAGCTCATTCTGCCCCTGAGTTTATTTCTCGGGCTGCTGATGACGCTGGGCAAACTGTATACCGAAAGTGAAATCACGGTGATGCACGCCTGCGGCCTGAGTAAGGCTGTTCTGGTGAAAGCCGCCATGATCCTTGCACTCTTTACTGGCATCGTCGCGGCAGTCAACGTCATGTGGGCTGGCCCCTGGTCATCTCGTCACCAGGATGAAGTACTGGCGGAGGCGAAAGCCAACCCCGGCATGGCGGCCCTGGCTCAGGGCCAGTTCCAGCAAGCCAGCGACGGTAGCGCGGTGCTGTTTATCGAAAACGTCAACGGCAACCGCTTCAACGATGTCTTCCTTGCGCAACTCAGGCCGAAAGGCAATGCCCGTCCATCGGTGGTGGTGGCGGATACCGGCGAGCTCTCATTGCGTAAAGACGGCTCGCAGGTGGTGACCATGAATCAGGGTACCCGCTTTGAAGGCACCGCGATGCTGCGCGACTTCCGCATTACCGATTTTAAAAATTATCAGGCAGTTGTCGGCCATCAGGCCGTCGCATCTGACCCTAATGATACCGAGCAGATGGACATGCGCACCCTGTGGCGTACCGATACCGATCGTGCCCGCGCGGAGCTGCACTGGCGCTTCACCCTGGTGGCGACGGTATTCATTATGGCGCTGATGGTTGTACCGCTCAGCGTGGTCAACCCGCGTCAAGGGCGCGTGCTGTCGATGCTGCCGGCGATGCTGCTGTATCTGGTGTTCTTCCTGCTGCAAACGTCGATTAAATCAAGCGGCGGTAAAGGCAAAATGGACCCGATGCTCTGGATGTGGACGGTCAATCTGCTCTATTTCGCGCTGGCCGTGCTGTTGAACCTGTGGGATACGGTGCCAATGCGCCGCTTCCGTGCCCGTTTTAACAAAGGAGCGGCGTGA
- the pepA gene encoding leucyl aminopeptidase yields MEFSVKSGSPEKQRSACIVVGVFEPRRLSPIAEQLDKISDGYISALLRRGELEGKPGQTLLLHHVPNILSERILLIGCGKERELDERQYKQVIQKTINTLNDTGSMEAVCFLTELHVKGRNNYWKVRQAVETAKETLYSFDQLKTNKSEPRRPLRKMVFNVPTRRELTSGERAIQHGLAIAAGIKAAKDLGNMPPNICNAAYLASQARQLADTYSKNVITRVIGEQQMKELGMNSYLAVGNGSQNESLMSVIEYKGNPAEDARPIVLVGKGLTFDSGGISIKPAEGMDEMKYDMCGAAAVYGVMRMVAELQLPLNVVGVLAGCENMPGGRAYRPGDVLTTMSGQTVEVLNTDAEGRLVLCDVLTYVERFEPETVIDVATLTGACVIALGHHITGLMSNHNPLAHELIGASELAGDRAWRLPLGDEFQEQLESNFADMANIGGRPGGAITAGCFLSRFARKYNWAHLDIAGTAWRSGKAKGATGRPVALLSQFLLNRAGFNGEE; encoded by the coding sequence ATGGAGTTCAGTGTAAAAAGCGGTAGCCCGGAAAAGCAGCGGAGCGCCTGTATCGTGGTCGGCGTCTTTGAACCACGTCGGCTCTCCCCCATCGCCGAACAGCTCGATAAAATCAGCGACGGTTATATCAGCGCCCTGCTGCGTCGCGGCGAACTGGAAGGTAAACCTGGCCAGACGTTATTGCTGCACCATGTGCCGAACATTCTCTCAGAGCGCATTCTGCTTATCGGCTGCGGTAAAGAACGCGAGCTGGACGAGCGTCAGTACAAGCAGGTCATTCAGAAAACCATCAATACTCTGAATGATACAGGCTCAATGGAAGCCGTCTGTTTCCTGACCGAACTGCACGTCAAAGGCCGCAATAACTACTGGAAAGTGCGTCAGGCGGTTGAGACCGCAAAAGAGACGCTGTACAGCTTTGACCAGTTGAAAACTAACAAAAGCGAGCCGCGTCGTCCGCTGCGTAAAATGGTCTTCAACGTCCCAACCCGTCGCGAGCTGACCAGCGGCGAACGCGCGATCCAGCACGGTCTGGCGATTGCCGCCGGTATCAAGGCAGCGAAAGATCTCGGCAATATGCCGCCGAACATCTGCAATGCCGCCTACCTGGCTTCCCAGGCACGCCAGCTGGCCGATACCTACAGCAAGAACGTCATTACCCGCGTTATCGGCGAACAGCAGATGAAAGAGCTGGGAATGAACTCTTATCTGGCGGTCGGCAACGGTTCGCAGAACGAATCACTGATGTCGGTTATCGAGTACAAAGGTAACCCGGCAGAAGACGCGCGTCCTATCGTGCTGGTCGGTAAAGGCCTGACCTTTGACTCCGGCGGTATATCCATCAAGCCTGCCGAAGGCATGGACGAGATGAAATACGACATGTGCGGCGCGGCGGCGGTGTATGGCGTGATGCGCATGGTTGCAGAGCTTCAGTTGCCGCTAAACGTTGTCGGCGTGCTGGCCGGGTGTGAAAACATGCCGGGCGGTCGCGCCTATCGTCCGGGCGACGTGTTGACCACCATGTCCGGCCAAACGGTTGAAGTGTTGAACACTGATGCCGAAGGGCGTCTGGTGCTGTGCGATGTGCTGACCTACGTTGAGCGCTTCGAGCCAGAAACGGTTATCGACGTAGCGACCCTGACCGGTGCCTGCGTGATTGCGCTGGGCCACCACATCACCGGCCTGATGTCGAACCACAATCCACTGGCCCATGAGTTGATTGGCGCGTCCGAACTGGCGGGCGATCGCGCATGGCGTCTGCCGCTTGGCGACGAGTTCCAGGAACAGCTGGAGTCTAACTTCGCGGATATGGCGAACATCGGCGGCCGTCCTGGCGGCGCGATTACCGCAGGTTGTTTCCTGTCGCGCTTTGCGCGTAAGTACAACTGGGCGCACCTGGATATCGCCGGTACCGCATGGCGCTCCGGTAAAGCCAAAGGCGCCACTGGTCGACCAGTTGCCCTGCTGTCACAGTTCCTGCTAAACCGCGCCGGTTTTAACGGCGAAGAGTAA
- the holC gene encoding DNA polymerase III subunit chi has protein sequence MKNATFYLLDNDTQQDGLSAVEQLVCDIAAERWRSGKRVLIACEDEQQAIRLDEALWARPAESFVPHNLAGEGPRGGAPVEIAWPQKRNSSPRDILISLRLNFADFATAFTEVIDFVPYEDSLKQLARERYKAYRMAGFNLNTATWK, from the coding sequence ATGAAAAACGCAACGTTCTATCTTCTGGACAACGATACACAACAGGATGGCTTAAGCGCCGTCGAGCAACTGGTGTGTGACATTGCCGCAGAACGTTGGCGCAGCGGCAAGCGGGTGCTTATCGCTTGCGAAGACGAGCAGCAGGCGATTCGTCTGGATGAAGCGCTATGGGCAAGGCCCGCGGAAAGTTTCGTTCCGCATAATCTGGCAGGGGAAGGTCCGCGCGGCGGCGCGCCGGTAGAAATTGCCTGGCCACAAAAGCGCAACAGCAGCCCGCGGGATATTTTGATTAGCCTGCGGCTAAACTTTGCAGATTTTGCCACCGCTTTCACAGAAGTGATAGACTTCGTCCCTTATGAAGATTCTTTGAAACAACTGGCGCGCGAACGCTATAAAGCGTACCGCATGGCTGGTTTCAACCTGAACACGGCAACCTGGAAATAA
- a CDS encoding valine--tRNA ligase, giving the protein MEKTYNPQDIEQPLYEHWEKQGYFKPNGDESKESFCIMIPPPNVTGSLHMGHAFQQTIMDTMIRYQRMQGKNTLWQAGTDHAGIATQMVVERKIAAEEGKTRHDYGRDAFIDKIWQWKAESGGTITRQMRRLGNSVDWERERFTMDEGLSNAVKEVFVRLYKEDLIYRGKRLVNWDPKLRTAISDLEVENRESKGSMWHIRYPLADGAKTADGKDYLVVATTRPETVLGDTGVAVNPEDPRYKDLIGKFVILPLVDRRIPIVGDEHADMEKGTGCVKITPAHDFNDYEVGRRHALPMINILTFDGDIRESAEVYDTKGEESDVYPNDIPAEFQKLERFAARKAVVAAVDALGLLEEVKPHDLTVPYGDRGGVVIEPMLTDQWYVRADVLAKPAVEAVENGDIQFVPKQYENMYFSWMRDIQDWCISRQLWWGHRIPAWYDNDGNVYVGRTEDEVRQENNLGAEVALRQDEDVLDTWFSSALWTFSTLGWPENTDALRQFHPTSVMVSGFDIIFFWIARMIMMTMHFIKDENGKPQIPFKTIYMTGLIRDDEGQKMSKSKGNVIDPLDMVDGISLPNLLEKRTGNMMQPQLAEKIAKRTEKQFPDGIEPHGTDALRFTLAALASTGRDINWDMKRLEGYRNFCNKLWNASRFVLMNTEDQDCGFNGGEMTLSLADRWILAEFNQTIKAYREALDNFRFDIAAGILYEFTWNQFCDWYLELTKPVMTGGSESELRGTRNTLVTVLEGLLRLAHPIIPFITETIWQRVKVISGITADTIMLQPFPEYDAAQVDEAALADTEWLKQAIVAVRNIRAEMNIAPGKQLELLLRGCSEAAMRRVNDNRSFLLNLARLESITVLPADDKGPVSVTKIIDGAELLIPMAGLINKEDELARLAKEVTKIEGEIGRIESKLSNEGFVARAPEAVIAKEREKLEGYAQAKAKLIEQQAVIAAL; this is encoded by the coding sequence ATGGAAAAGACATACAACCCCCAAGATATCGAACAGCCGCTTTACGAGCACTGGGAAAAGCAGGGCTATTTCAAGCCTAACGGCGATGAAAGCAAAGAGTCCTTCTGCATCATGATCCCGCCGCCGAACGTCACCGGCAGTTTGCATATGGGTCATGCCTTCCAGCAAACCATCATGGATACCATGATTCGCTACCAGCGCATGCAGGGTAAAAATACCCTGTGGCAGGCCGGTACCGACCATGCGGGGATTGCTACCCAAATGGTGGTTGAGCGTAAGATTGCCGCCGAAGAAGGTAAAACCCGCCACGACTACGGTCGTGATGCCTTTATCGACAAAATCTGGCAGTGGAAAGCGGAATCCGGCGGCACCATTACCCGCCAGATGCGCCGCCTTGGCAACTCTGTGGATTGGGAGCGCGAGCGCTTCACCATGGATGAAGGCCTGTCCAACGCCGTAAAAGAAGTCTTTGTCCGCCTGTACAAAGAAGACCTGATTTACCGCGGCAAGCGCCTGGTCAACTGGGACCCGAAACTGCGCACCGCCATCTCTGACCTGGAAGTGGAAAACCGCGAGTCTAAAGGCTCGATGTGGCACATCCGCTATCCGCTGGCCGACGGCGCGAAAACCGCAGACGGTAAAGATTACCTGGTGGTCGCCACCACGCGTCCGGAAACCGTTCTCGGCGACACCGGCGTGGCCGTGAACCCGGAAGATCCGCGTTATAAAGATCTGATCGGCAAATTCGTGATTCTGCCGCTGGTTGATCGCCGCATTCCGATTGTTGGCGATGAACACGCCGATATGGAAAAAGGCACCGGCTGCGTGAAAATCACCCCGGCGCACGACTTTAACGACTATGAAGTCGGTCGTCGTCACGCCCTGCCGATGATCAACATCCTGACCTTTGACGGCGATATCCGCGAAAGCGCGGAAGTCTACGACACCAAAGGCGAAGAATCTGACGTTTACCCAAACGACATCCCGGCAGAGTTCCAGAAGCTGGAGCGTTTTGCTGCGCGTAAAGCCGTCGTTGCCGCTGTCGACGCTCTGGGTTTACTGGAAGAAGTTAAACCACACGACCTGACCGTACCTTACGGCGACCGTGGCGGTGTGGTTATCGAACCGATGCTGACCGACCAGTGGTACGTCCGTGCCGACGTACTGGCAAAACCAGCGGTTGAAGCGGTTGAGAACGGCGATATCCAGTTCGTACCGAAGCAGTACGAAAACATGTACTTCTCCTGGATGCGTGACATTCAGGACTGGTGTATTTCCCGTCAGTTGTGGTGGGGTCACCGTATCCCGGCCTGGTACGACAACGACGGCAACGTCTACGTGGGCCGTACCGAAGACGAAGTGCGCCAGGAAAATAACCTCGGTGCTGAAGTCGCGCTGCGTCAGGACGAAGACGTTCTCGATACCTGGTTCTCCTCCGCGCTGTGGACCTTCTCTACCCTCGGCTGGCCGGAGAACACCGACGCGCTGCGTCAGTTCCACCCGACCAGCGTGATGGTTTCTGGCTTCGACATCATCTTCTTCTGGATTGCCCGCATGATCATGATGACCATGCACTTCATCAAAGATGAAAACGGCAAGCCGCAGATTCCGTTTAAGACCATCTACATGACCGGTCTAATTCGTGATGACGAAGGCCAGAAGATGTCCAAGTCCAAGGGTAACGTGATTGACCCGCTGGATATGGTTGACGGTATCTCCCTGCCGAACCTGCTGGAGAAACGTACCGGCAACATGATGCAGCCGCAGCTGGCTGAGAAAATTGCCAAACGTACCGAGAAGCAGTTCCCGGACGGCATCGAGCCGCACGGTACCGACGCCCTGCGTTTCACCCTGGCAGCGCTGGCCTCAACCGGCCGCGATATCAACTGGGATATGAAGCGTCTGGAAGGTTACCGTAACTTCTGTAACAAGCTGTGGAACGCCAGCCGCTTCGTGCTGATGAACACCGAAGATCAGGATTGCGGCTTTAACGGCGGCGAAATGACCCTGTCTCTGGCGGACCGCTGGATCCTCGCGGAATTCAACCAGACCATCAAAGCGTATCGCGAAGCGCTGGATAACTTCCGCTTCGACATCGCCGCAGGCATTCTGTACGAGTTCACCTGGAACCAGTTCTGCGACTGGTATCTGGAGCTGACTAAGCCGGTCATGACCGGTGGTTCCGAGTCTGAGCTGCGTGGCACCCGCAATACGCTGGTGACCGTGCTGGAAGGTCTGCTGCGCCTGGCGCACCCGATCATCCCGTTCATTACCGAAACCATCTGGCAGCGCGTGAAGGTTATCTCCGGCATTACCGCTGACACCATCATGCTACAGCCATTCCCGGAATACGATGCGGCCCAGGTTGATGAAGCCGCGCTGGCCGACACCGAATGGCTGAAGCAGGCGATCGTTGCCGTACGTAATATCCGCGCGGAAATGAACATTGCGCCGGGCAAACAGCTGGAGCTGCTGCTGCGCGGTTGCAGCGAAGCTGCAATGCGTCGCGTGAACGACAACCGCAGCTTCCTGCTGAACCTGGCGCGTCTGGAAAGCATCACCGTGCTGCCAGCCGATGACAAAGGCCCGGTTTCCGTGACCAAAATCATCGACGGCGCCGAGCTGCTGATCCCGATGGCAGGCCTCATCAACAAAGAAGATGAGCTGGCGCGTCTGGCAAAAGAAGTGACCAAAATCGAAGGTGAAATTGGACGCATCGAAAGCAAGCTCTCCAACGAAGGCTTTGTGGCGCGCGCACCGGAAGCGGTTATCGCCAAAGAGCGTGAGAAGCTGGAAGGTTATGCACAAGCGAAAGCGAAGCTGATTGAACAGCAGGCCGTCATCGCCGCGCTGTAA
- a CDS encoding YjgN family protein gives MSMISGQQQSHSHHFVFHGQTWPYFVICLVNVILSIITCGIFIPWAWVRSRRYLCENMAVNGTRLGYHGRGITILLSWVLIFVVLMLLGLALAIFYPGSEGLEVLLLLVLLPVMIIKGLGYHAMMTSFGQVRFGLQCHPLRAWWVMLGMPVLIYTLMAVLFSMLGSNLGFYYGVNSMILSIIFLTLLALFIISVTNGVVYSHWLELIGKSASLGKNKFNICISTKRCMVIFLWATVVSLPFVLIFIVFLFSVFSQMITGCMFGLCSENTALLMVLQDLGAVVGGYFFFTIGIVLSTAYAWAALRNHALNNLVLGDGVHFRSTLTFLGLAPRLLGLTFLPLFTLGLAYPWLKIHLMRYIAANTAVIGELDSLDMEPDVASQPAVSDKLCGGIFPMLPFL, from the coding sequence ATGAGTATGATCTCAGGGCAGCAACAAAGTCATAGCCATCATTTTGTTTTTCATGGTCAGACATGGCCCTACTTTGTTATTTGTTTGGTTAATGTCATATTGTCTATCATTACTTGCGGGATATTTATTCCATGGGCCTGGGTACGCAGTCGCCGTTACCTTTGTGAGAATATGGCGGTTAATGGCACCCGTTTGGGCTACCATGGCCGCGGGATTACGATTTTACTCAGTTGGGTGCTGATATTTGTTGTACTGATGTTACTTGGTTTAGCGTTAGCCATATTTTACCCCGGAAGCGAGGGACTGGAGGTGTTACTCCTCCTCGTTCTGTTGCCCGTAATGATAATAAAAGGGTTAGGCTACCACGCGATGATGACCTCTTTTGGTCAAGTTCGCTTCGGGCTTCAGTGCCATCCGCTTCGCGCATGGTGGGTGATGCTCGGTATGCCTGTACTGATTTATACGCTAATGGCCGTATTATTTTCAATGCTCGGAAGTAACCTTGGTTTCTACTATGGCGTCAATAGTATGATCCTCAGCATCATTTTCCTGACTCTGCTGGCGCTGTTTATTATTAGTGTCACTAATGGGGTGGTTTATAGCCATTGGCTTGAGTTAATCGGTAAAAGTGCTAGCTTGGGAAAAAATAAATTTAATATCTGTATCAGTACAAAACGTTGCATGGTTATATTTTTATGGGCAACGGTAGTCTCATTACCATTTGTTTTGATTTTTATTGTTTTTTTATTTTCTGTATTCTCGCAGATGATTACTGGCTGTATGTTCGGCTTGTGTAGTGAAAACACGGCGCTGCTTATGGTATTGCAGGATCTTGGCGCAGTAGTGGGTGGATACTTCTTTTTCACTATTGGTATCGTGCTATCTACGGCCTATGCCTGGGCGGCTCTACGTAATCATGCGTTGAATAATCTGGTGCTGGGAGATGGCGTTCATTTCCGTTCGACCCTGACGTTTCTCGGTCTTGCTCCGCGTTTATTGGGCCTGACGTTTCTCCCTCTGTTCACGCTGGGGCTGGCTTATCCATGGTTAAAGATTCATCTGATGCGCTATATTGCTGCGAATACTGCAGTGATTGGCGAGCTTGATTCTCTCGATATGGAGCCGGACGTGGCATCTCAGCCTGCGGTATCTGACAAACTGTGCGGCGGAATTTTCCCCATGCTGCCGTTCCTGTAA
- a CDS encoding GNAT family N-acetyltransferase — MNLAATQTFTLRRLSAHDNAAIAAVIRQVSAEYGLTADKGYTVADPNLDELFQLYSQPGSAYWVVEQNGQVVGGGGVAPLTCSEPDICELQKMYFMTSARGQGLAKKLALIALDHAREQGFKRCYLETTAFLKEAVGLYEHLGFEHIDGPLGCTGHVDCEVTMLKTL, encoded by the coding sequence ATGAATCTTGCCGCGACACAGACCTTCACTTTACGCCGCCTATCTGCCCATGATAACGCCGCGATAGCCGCCGTTATCCGCCAGGTCTCCGCAGAATATGGCCTGACCGCTGATAAAGGCTATACGGTCGCCGACCCAAATCTGGATGAACTTTTCCAGCTATATAGCCAGCCGGGTTCCGCCTATTGGGTGGTCGAGCAAAACGGACAGGTTGTTGGCGGCGGCGGCGTTGCGCCTCTGACCTGCAGCGAGCCCGATATTTGTGAGCTGCAGAAAATGTATTTTATGACATCAGCCCGTGGCCAAGGGCTGGCGAAAAAGTTGGCGCTGATAGCACTGGATCACGCCCGCGAGCAGGGGTTCAAACGCTGCTATCTGGAAACCACCGCCTTCCTGAAAGAAGCGGTTGGTTTATATGAGCATCTCGGCTTTGAGCATATCGACGGGCCGCTGGGCTGTACCGGACATGTCGACTGCGAAGTCACAATGCTAAAGACCCTGTAG
- a CDS encoding alpha/beta hydrolase — protein sequence MTKVPFRLIGSLIIGGMASSVYANELPGNTEGAQVIRVEKTQGRIDALNDIVYSQVKSTVAVRQLHMSLLVPRNGNLKPAIVYFPGGGFTSAAWNKFIEMRMALADAGFVVAAAEYRTVPDTFPAPVVDGKAAIRYLREHATEYGIDPSRIGVLGDSAGGYMAQMLALTNDDKSFDRGDNLAQSSNVQAAATLYGISNLLNIGEGFPEPIQKVHQSPAVTEALLVHGSAFRDWPGATIGSDKQKALAASPMGHISGKKPPFLIMHGSADTLVSPLQSKQLYNALKKEGNQADYVLLEGAEHGDDSWYQKPVIERVVNWFKATLGAPKAAAATEKDKNANL from the coding sequence ATGACAAAAGTCCCTTTCCGGCTGATTGGTAGCCTGATTATTGGTGGCATGGCCTCCAGCGTTTACGCCAACGAACTTCCCGGGAATACCGAAGGCGCACAGGTTATCCGCGTGGAAAAAACGCAGGGCCGCATCGATGCGCTGAACGATATTGTTTATAGTCAGGTGAAAAGCACCGTTGCCGTGCGTCAGCTGCATATGTCGCTGCTGGTACCGCGCAACGGCAACCTGAAACCGGCAATCGTCTATTTCCCCGGCGGCGGTTTCACCAGCGCGGCATGGAATAAGTTTATCGAAATGCGTATGGCGCTGGCTGATGCCGGATTCGTTGTCGCCGCGGCGGAATATCGCACGGTCCCGGACACGTTCCCGGCTCCGGTTGTGGACGGTAAGGCAGCTATTCGCTACCTGCGCGAGCATGCGACGGAATACGGTATCGATCCATCCCGTATTGGCGTTCTTGGCGACTCCGCTGGCGGCTATATGGCCCAGATGCTGGCGCTGACCAACGACGATAAATCATTCGATCGCGGCGACAATCTCGCCCAATCCTCCAATGTTCAGGCCGCCGCAACGCTGTACGGGATCTCAAATTTATTGAATATCGGCGAAGGTTTCCCGGAGCCGATACAAAAAGTGCATCAGTCACCGGCGGTCACTGAAGCGCTGCTGGTTCACGGCAGCGCCTTTCGCGACTGGCCGGGCGCGACTATCGGCAGCGATAAGCAAAAAGCGCTGGCGGCCAGCCCCATGGGCCATATCAGCGGTAAAAAACCACCGTTCTTAATTATGCACGGCAGCGCCGACACGTTGGTTTCGCCGCTACAAAGCAAACAGCTCTATAACGCGCTGAAAAAAGAGGGTAACCAGGCGGACTACGTGTTGCTGGAAGGCGCGGAGCACGGCGATGACAGCTGGTATCAGAAGCCAGTTATTGAGCGAGTGGTGAACTGGTTTAAAGCGACTCTCGGCGCACCGAAAGCCGCCGCTGCTACGGAAAAAGATAAGAACGCTAATCTATAG
- the miaE gene encoding tRNA isopentenyl-2-thiomethyl-A-37 hydroxylase MiaE, with protein sequence MDYPHILSPILDFLHCPTPQAWIDEARKPENLPLLLTDHMVCELKAAQNAMLLVRRYVADKEGADELLACLKPYEDFTYRWGPEPDFVALHKQINKSAMPQTDDPWGRQLLDSMILLIKEELHHFWQVREIMLSRDIPYVKITASNYARGLRREVRSHEPVMLIDKLICGAYIEARSCERFAALAPWLDDDLQKFYLSLLRSEARHYQDYLDLAQRIAGDDISERVRQLGEAEAALINATEAEFRFHSGVPA encoded by the coding sequence ATGGATTACCCGCACATACTCTCCCCGATTTTAGATTTTCTGCACTGCCCAACTCCTCAGGCGTGGATTGATGAAGCCCGGAAGCCGGAAAATCTGCCGTTGTTGCTCACCGATCATATGGTGTGCGAGCTGAAAGCTGCGCAGAACGCCATGCTGCTGGTGCGTCGGTACGTAGCGGATAAAGAAGGTGCGGATGAACTGCTGGCCTGCCTGAAGCCCTATGAGGATTTCACCTACCGCTGGGGGCCGGAGCCGGATTTTGTCGCGCTGCATAAGCAGATAAATAAAAGCGCCATGCCGCAGACCGACGATCCCTGGGGACGTCAACTGCTCGACAGTATGATTTTGCTGATCAAAGAAGAGCTGCATCACTTCTGGCAAGTTCGTGAAATCATGCTTTCCCGCGACATACCTTACGTCAAAATAACCGCCAGCAACTACGCCCGCGGGCTACGCCGGGAAGTGCGTTCTCACGAACCGGTGATGCTGATCGATAAGTTAATCTGCGGCGCTTATATTGAAGCCCGTTCCTGCGAGCGTTTTGCCGCGCTGGCGCCATGGCTGGATGATGATCTGCAGAAGTTTTATCTGTCGCTACTGCGTTCCGAAGCGCGCCACTATCAAGACTATCTGGATTTAGCGCAGAGGATTGCCGGGGACGATATTAGCGAACGCGTGCGCCAGCTTGGCGAGGCGGAAGCGGCGCTTATTAACGCAACCGAAGCGGAATTTCGTTTTCACAGCGGCGTGCCTGCTTAA
- the rraB gene encoding ribonuclease E inhibitor RraB: MANPELLEEQREETRLIIEELLEDGSDPDALYTIEHHLSADDFETLEKVAVEAFKLGYEVTEPEELEVEEGDTVICCDILSESALNAELIDTQVEQLMTLAEKYEVEYDGWGTYYEDPNGEDEEGDDDEDLVDEDDDGVRH; encoded by the coding sequence ATGGCAAACCCGGAACTACTGGAAGAACAGCGTGAAGAAACGCGTCTGATTATCGAAGAGCTGCTTGAAGATGGCAGCGATCCGGACGCGCTGTACACCATTGAGCATCATCTCTCTGCCGACGACTTCGAAACGCTGGAGAAAGTGGCGGTAGAAGCCTTCAAACTGGGTTATGAAGTGACCGAGCCAGAAGAGCTGGAAGTCGAAGAAGGTGATACCGTTATCTGTTGCGATATCCTCAGTGAGTCTGCGCTGAATGCTGAGCTGATCGATACTCAGGTTGAGCAACTGATGACGCTGGCAGAAAAATATGAAGTTGAATACGACGGCTGGGGCACCTACTACGAAGATCCTAACGGTGAAGACGAAGAAGGTGACGACGACGAAGATCTCGTTGATGAAGACGACGACGGCGTTCGCCACTAA
- the argL gene encoding putative translational regulatory protein ArgL — MNIHTYKVNFNSTNGLSHVREPCLRFTRSIF; from the coding sequence ATGAATATTCATACATATAAAGTGAATTTTAATTCAACAAATGGCCTGAGCCATGTGAGGGAACCATGTCTGCGTTTTACCAGAAGCATTTTTTAA